Genomic window (Candidatus Methylomirabilis tolerans):
TCACCGCGATAAAGACTTGGTCCACGGGATCGAGCCTATTCACCTCTGTAATACCCGTCGTATCCCCCGCGTGGCCGAGCCGTCCATCTGTTTGCAGATAAGACGCCACCGGCGGCGGCTATACCGGTAGCTTTCGTTGAAGGATGAGTTCTTGCCAGATGGGTCCACGAGGATCAAGCACAGTCGCGCCTTCCATTGCAAGATCCGAATCTCCCTATACGGAAGAACGTACGCTCGTCGAACGATTAAGGTCCGGTGACTATGAGGCCTTCGAGGCGATCTTTCGTCGGTATGCCAACAAGGTCTATCGGCAGGTCTTCAGGCTCGTCGGAAATAGCGCGGAGGCCGAGGAGATCGTACAGGAGGTATTCCTGGCAGTCTATCAGAAGGGCAAATCATTTCGAGGCGACTCAACGTTTTCGACCTGGCTCTACAGCCTCGCCATGAACACCTGCCTGACCAGGCTTCGCAAGCGGAAGCGAAGCAGAGAAATCAGCATGGACGCCTTGTTGCCACGCTACAGGAAGGATGGCCATCATCTGGTCAGGCCGGTCTTCAACTGGGCAGATGAGGTTGAGTTTCGGCTTGAGAAGGATGAACTGCGGGAGCTTCTAGAGGAAGCCATCAAC
Coding sequences:
- a CDS encoding sigma-70 family RNA polymerase sigma factor, which codes for MGPRGSSTVAPSIARSESPYTEERTLVERLRSGDYEAFEAIFRRYANKVYRQVFRLVGNSAEAEEIVQEVFLAVYQKGKSFRGDSTFSTWLYSLAMNTCLTRLRKRKRSREISMDALLPRYRKDGHHLVRPVFNWADEVEFRLEKDELRELLEEAINQLQPAEKAVIVLSDVEGVPDREIGEILGLSIPAVKARLHRARLFLRGKLADALGYSPA